Proteins from one Hydrogenophaga sp. SL48 genomic window:
- the hrpA gene encoding ATP-dependent RNA helicase HrpA produces the protein MTSAPLHIEFPESLPVSARRDEIETAMREHQVVIVCGETGSGKTTQLPKIALQMGRGKLNAKPGQRPQLIGHTQPRRIAASSVAKRIAEELKTPLGDVVGFKVRFQDRLSKDASVKLMTDGILLAETQTDPDLRAYDTIIIDEAHERSLNIDFLLGYLRQLLPRRPDLKVVVTSATIDAQRFADYFASKKGPAPVIQVSGRTFPVEVRYRPFEESREYDLNNAITDGVDELWRTPQGGDILIFLPGEREIREAADHLRKHLSHIPTLRNAEVLPLFARLSQAEQDRIFQDHSGRRIVLSTNVAETSLTVPGIRYVIDAGTARVKRYSFRQKVEQLMVEPISRAAANQRAGRCGRVADGICIRLYDEAGFNGRPAFTDPEILRSSLAGVILRMKALRLGAVEDFAFIEAPQKRAIVDGYQLLSELGAVDEANELTPIGQTLSRLPLDPKVGRMLLEAQQRGALDEVMVIASALSVQDVRDRPMDKQTQADQAHAKFDDEKSEFSGTLKLWKWLDDTKGGHGKDHKLSHRQYETLLRENFINVRRVREWRDIHTQLHTVVAEHKWVLNTQPASYEQLHLAMLSGLLGNIGQKNEAEDWYLGARGIKFYRHPGANLSKKPGRWIVCAELVETTRLFGRGIANIDPTWLEQVGTHLLKKQLLDPHWEKKAARVSALERATLYGLVVYHNRRTDYGRVDPAGAREIFIREALVAGDWETRLPFLAANQKLVKQVAELEHKSRRQDVLVDDELIYAFYDQQLPADVCSGASFERWFQGAVKLNPKLLLLTKEELMRHEAAGITTQAFPKTLRLGGVDCACTYLHEPGDPRDGLSVTVPIFALNQVSEDRCDWLVPGMLKDKLLALLKTLHQRPRSRLVPLPATAERFAAALTEPAVFGAGNLMDALLKLVREATQLDIVRNDIKVDMLTPHHFMHLRVVDEHGRQLGQGRSLAALKAELGGQARGAFQALASLKLESLRPAAPEPKVAPAPASSGGARRVTAEAQPTPAASATQRHTSWDFGELPELMEIRKGGQTLIGFPALMDLGDAVGIEVFDEPEVAMARHREGLRRLFALQIKDALKYLEKNLPGLMTMATAYMQVGKTDSGSGGGTLEELRNQIIELALDRAFLADPLPTDEAAFKKRVDEGRGRLTLISSEIARNAGLILSEYAAAARKLKDSRPPADVAIDVGQQLQRLVPKRFLLTTSYAQLQHFPRYLKAVQLRLDKLRADPARDAAKLAELRPQDQRFWRMVAERKGVQDARLQEVRWLLEELRVSFFAQELRTPQPVSVKRLEKAWSQLNG, from the coding sequence TTGACCTCCGCGCCGCTGCACATCGAATTCCCCGAGTCCCTGCCCGTCTCCGCCCGCCGTGACGAGATCGAGACCGCCATGCGCGAGCACCAGGTGGTCATCGTCTGCGGCGAAACCGGCTCGGGCAAGACCACGCAGCTGCCCAAGATCGCGCTGCAGATGGGGCGCGGCAAGCTCAACGCGAAACCGGGCCAGCGCCCGCAACTGATCGGTCACACGCAGCCACGCCGCATCGCGGCCTCCAGCGTGGCCAAGCGCATTGCCGAGGAGCTGAAGACGCCGCTGGGCGACGTGGTGGGTTTCAAGGTGCGCTTCCAGGACCGGCTCTCCAAGGACGCTTCGGTCAAGCTCATGACCGACGGCATCCTGCTGGCCGAAACGCAGACCGACCCGGACCTGCGCGCCTACGACACCATCATCATCGATGAGGCGCACGAGCGCAGCCTCAACATCGACTTCCTGCTCGGCTACCTGCGCCAGTTGCTGCCGCGCCGCCCCGACCTGAAGGTGGTGGTGACCTCGGCCACCATCGACGCGCAGCGTTTTGCCGATTACTTCGCCTCAAAAAAGGGCCCGGCGCCGGTCATCCAGGTGTCTGGGCGCACCTTCCCGGTGGAGGTGCGATACCGGCCCTTCGAGGAGAGTCGTGAATACGACCTCAACAACGCGATCACCGATGGCGTGGACGAGCTCTGGCGCACACCACAGGGCGGCGACATCCTGATTTTTCTGCCCGGTGAACGCGAGATCCGCGAGGCGGCCGACCACCTGCGCAAGCACCTCAGCCACATCCCCACGCTGCGCAACGCCGAGGTGCTGCCGCTGTTTGCGCGCCTGTCGCAGGCCGAGCAGGACCGCATCTTCCAGGACCACAGCGGGCGGCGCATCGTGCTCTCGACCAACGTGGCCGAGACCTCGCTGACGGTGCCGGGCATCCGCTATGTGATCGACGCCGGCACCGCGCGTGTGAAGCGCTACAGCTTCCGGCAGAAGGTCGAGCAACTGATGGTCGAACCGATCAGCCGGGCGGCGGCCAACCAGCGCGCCGGGCGCTGCGGCCGCGTGGCCGACGGCATCTGCATCCGGCTGTACGACGAGGCCGGATTCAATGGCCGGCCGGCCTTCACCGACCCGGAGATCCTGCGCAGTTCGCTCGCGGGCGTGATCCTGCGCATGAAGGCGCTGCGCCTGGGCGCGGTGGAAGACTTCGCTTTCATCGAAGCGCCGCAGAAGCGCGCCATCGTGGACGGCTACCAGCTGCTCTCCGAACTGGGTGCGGTGGACGAGGCCAACGAGCTCACGCCGATTGGCCAGACGCTCTCGCGCCTGCCGCTGGACCCGAAAGTGGGCCGCATGCTGCTGGAGGCCCAGCAGCGTGGCGCGCTCGACGAGGTGATGGTGATCGCTTCGGCCCTGAGCGTGCAGGACGTGCGCGACCGGCCCATGGACAAACAGACCCAGGCCGACCAGGCGCACGCCAAGTTCGACGACGAGAAGAGCGAGTTCAGCGGCACGCTCAAGCTCTGGAAGTGGCTGGACGACACCAAGGGCGGCCATGGCAAGGACCACAAGCTCAGCCACCGCCAGTACGAAACCCTGCTGCGCGAGAACTTCATCAACGTGCGGCGCGTGCGCGAATGGCGAGACATCCACACCCAGCTGCACACCGTGGTGGCCGAGCACAAGTGGGTGCTCAACACGCAGCCCGCGAGCTACGAACAGCTGCACCTGGCCATGCTCTCGGGTCTGCTCGGCAACATCGGCCAGAAGAACGAAGCCGAAGACTGGTACCTGGGCGCGCGCGGCATCAAGTTCTACCGCCACCCGGGCGCGAACCTGAGCAAGAAGCCCGGGCGCTGGATCGTCTGCGCCGAGCTGGTGGAGACCACGCGCCTGTTTGGCCGGGGCATCGCGAACATTGATCCGACCTGGCTGGAGCAGGTGGGCACGCACCTGCTGAAAAAACAGTTGCTGGACCCGCACTGGGAAAAGAAAGCGGCTCGCGTCTCGGCACTGGAGCGTGCCACGCTCTACGGCCTGGTGGTCTATCACAACCGCCGCACCGACTACGGCCGGGTGGACCCGGCGGGCGCGCGCGAAATCTTCATCCGCGAGGCGCTGGTCGCTGGCGACTGGGAGACCCGCCTGCCGTTCCTCGCTGCGAACCAGAAACTGGTGAAGCAGGTGGCGGAGCTGGAGCACAAGTCGCGCCGGCAAGACGTGCTGGTGGACGACGAGCTGATCTACGCCTTCTACGACCAGCAGCTGCCCGCCGACGTGTGCAGCGGTGCCAGTTTCGAGCGCTGGTTCCAGGGTGCGGTCAAGCTCAATCCCAAGCTCTTGCTGCTGACCAAAGAAGAGCTGATGCGCCACGAGGCGGCCGGCATCACCACGCAGGCGTTCCCCAAGACCTTGCGGCTCGGCGGCGTGGACTGCGCCTGCACCTACCTGCACGAGCCCGGCGACCCGCGCGATGGTTTGAGCGTCACGGTGCCGATCTTCGCGCTCAACCAGGTGAGCGAAGACCGCTGCGACTGGCTGGTGCCCGGCATGCTGAAAGACAAGCTGCTCGCGCTGTTGAAGACGCTGCACCAGCGCCCACGTTCGCGCCTGGTGCCGCTGCCAGCCACGGCCGAACGTTTCGCCGCCGCGCTCACCGAGCCCGCAGTGTTCGGTGCCGGCAACCTGATGGACGCGCTGCTGAAACTGGTGCGCGAGGCGACACAGCTTGACATCGTGCGCAACGACATCAAGGTCGACATGCTCACACCGCACCACTTCATGCACCTGCGCGTGGTGGACGAACACGGCCGCCAGCTGGGCCAGGGGCGCAGCCTCGCGGCGCTCAAAGCAGAGCTGGGGGGGCAGGCGCGCGGTGCTTTCCAGGCGCTGGCTTCGCTCAAGCTGGAAAGCCTGCGCCCGGCTGCGCCCGAGCCCAAAGTCGCGCCAGCACCTGCCAGTTCGGGTGGTGCGCGCCGCGTCACGGCAGAAGCGCAGCCAACACCCGCCGCCAGCGCCACCCAGCGCCACACCAGCTGGGATTTCGGCGAACTGCCCGAACTCATGGAAATCCGCAAGGGCGGGCAGACGCTGATCGGTTTCCCGGCGCTCATGGACCTGGGCGATGCGGTCGGCATCGAGGTGTTCGACGAGCCCGAGGTGGCGATGGCACGCCACCGAGAAGGCCTGCGCCGCCTGTTCGCGCTGCAGATCAAGGACGCACTCAAGTACCTGGAGAAGAACCTGCCCGGCCTGATGACCATGGCCACGGCCTACATGCAGGTGGGCAAGACCGACAGCGGCTCGGGCGGCGGCACGCTGGAAGAGCTGCGCAACCAGATCATCGAACTCGCGCTGGACCGCGCCTTCCTGGCCGACCCGCTGCCCACCGACGAAGCCGCGTTCAAGAAGCGGGTGGACGAGGGCCGCGGCCGGCTCACGTTGATCTCATCCGAGATCGCGCGCAACGCGGGCCTGATCCTCAGCGAATACGCGGCCGCCGCGCGCAAGCTGAAAGACAGCCGCCCTCCCGCGGATGTGGCCATCGACGTGGGCCAGCAGCTGCAGCGCCTGGTGCCCAAGCGCTTCCTGCTGACCACGTCCTACGCGCAGCTGCAGCACTTTCCGCGTTACCTGAAAGCGGTGCAGCTGCGTCTGGACAAACTGCGCGCCGACCCGGCGCGCGACGCCGCCAAGCTGGCCGAACTGCGCCCGCAAGACCAGCGCTTCTGGCGCATGGTGGCGGAACGCAAGGGCGTGCAGGACGCGCGCCTGCAGGAGGTGCGCTGGCTGCTCGAAGAGCTGCGAGTGAGCTTCTTCGCGCAGGAATTACGCACGCCGCAGCCGGTGAGCGTGAAGCGGCTGGAGAAGGCCTGGTCTCAGCTCAACGGCTGA
- a CDS encoding pyridoxal phosphate-dependent aminotransferase encodes MAALSPNTPALTSRLPNVGTTIFTVMSTLAAEVGAVNLGQGFPDFNCDPALVDAVTHAMQAGHNQYPPMPGVPALRQAMSAKMQALYGLHCDAHTEITVTAGATQAILTAILAVVHPDDEVIVLEPCYDSYVPNIELAGGVAVRVPLTPGTFRPDFDLIRAAITPRTRALIINSPHNPSGQVWTEADMLTLQELLAPTDVLLISDEVYEHMVFDGQAHQSAARFPGLAARAFIISSFGKTYHVTGWKVGTVVAPAPLTAEFRKVHQFNVFTVNTPMQHALAAHMADPAPYLQLSAFYQRKRDLFREGLAGTRFTLLPGQGTYFQCVGIGDLAVPERDLPEADFCQWLTREIGVAAIPLSAFYGDGFDQKVIRFCFAKKDDTLHSALQRLARL; translated from the coding sequence ATGGCAGCTCTCTCACCCAACACCCCAGCCCTCACCTCCCGCCTGCCCAACGTGGGCACGACCATCTTCACCGTCATGTCCACCCTGGCGGCCGAGGTGGGCGCGGTCAATCTGGGGCAGGGGTTCCCTGATTTCAACTGCGACCCGGCGCTGGTGGACGCGGTGACCCACGCCATGCAGGCAGGCCACAACCAGTACCCGCCCATGCCCGGCGTTCCCGCGCTGCGCCAGGCCATGTCCGCGAAGATGCAGGCGCTCTATGGCCTGCACTGCGACGCCCACACCGAGATCACCGTCACAGCGGGCGCCACGCAGGCCATCCTCACCGCCATCCTGGCCGTGGTGCACCCGGACGACGAGGTCATCGTGCTCGAACCCTGCTACGACAGCTACGTGCCCAACATCGAGCTGGCCGGCGGCGTGGCGGTGCGCGTGCCGCTCACGCCCGGCACCTTCCGGCCTGACTTCGACCTGATCCGCGCGGCGATCACGCCGCGCACCCGCGCCCTCATCATCAACAGCCCGCACAACCCCAGCGGCCAGGTCTGGACCGAGGCAGACATGCTCACGCTGCAGGAGCTGCTGGCGCCCACCGACGTGCTGCTCATCAGCGACGAGGTGTACGAACACATGGTGTTCGATGGCCAGGCACACCAGAGCGCGGCGCGTTTTCCCGGCCTGGCGGCGCGTGCCTTCATCATCAGCAGCTTCGGCAAGACCTACCACGTGACGGGTTGGAAGGTGGGCACCGTGGTCGCGCCCGCGCCGCTCACGGCCGAGTTCCGCAAGGTGCACCAGTTCAACGTGTTCACCGTGAACACGCCGATGCAGCACGCGCTGGCCGCCCACATGGCCGACCCGGCGCCCTATCTGCAACTGAGCGCGTTCTACCAACGCAAGCGCGACCTGTTCCGCGAGGGCTTGGCCGGCACGCGTTTCACGCTGCTGCCGGGCCAGGGCACCTACTTCCAGTGCGTCGGTATCGGCGATCTGGCGGTGCCCGAACGCGACCTGCCCGAGGCCGACTTCTGCCAGTGGCTCACGCGCGAGATCGGCGTGGCCGCCATCCCGCTGTCGGCCTTTTATGGCGACGGCTTCGACCAGAAGGTGATCCGCTTCTGCTTTGCCAAGAAAGACGACACGCTGCACAGCGCCCTGCAGCGTCTGGCGCGGCTGTAG
- a CDS encoding disulfide bond formation protein B: MSALAPVFNLLDQHPRRLLALVALACVGLLAFGILYLQQVVGLEPCPMCIVQRYALILVAVVAGVAAVLPGRSGRQVSVGLMGALAVGGAFVAARQSFLQWNPPEIMSCGRDFYGMIESFPLKRAIPMIFKGSGDCSAVDWTFLGLTIANWSFLCFAGIAALALLLLLRRPAA; encoded by the coding sequence TTGAGCGCCCTTGCCCCCGTTTTCAACCTGCTGGATCAACACCCCCGTCGTTTGCTCGCCCTGGTGGCTTTGGCCTGTGTCGGCCTGCTGGCCTTTGGCATCCTCTACCTGCAGCAGGTCGTGGGGCTGGAACCTTGCCCGATGTGCATCGTGCAGCGCTACGCGTTGATCCTGGTGGCGGTGGTGGCGGGTGTGGCCGCCGTGCTGCCCGGTCGTTCCGGGCGCCAGGTGAGTGTCGGCCTCATGGGCGCCTTGGCCGTGGGCGGGGCCTTCGTGGCGGCCCGCCAGAGCTTTCTGCAGTGGAACCCGCCGGAGATCATGAGCTGCGGTCGTGACTTCTACGGCATGATCGAATCGTTCCCGCTCAAGCGCGCCATACCGATGATTTTCAAGGGCAGTGGTGACTGCTCGGCGGTGGACTGGACCTTCCTGGGTCTGACGATTGCCAACTGGTCATTTCTCTGCTTCGCTGGCATTGCCGCGCTGGCCTTGTTGCTGTTGCTGCGCAGGCCGGCCGCCTGA
- a CDS encoding ferredoxin--NADP reductase — protein sequence MSAFIEERVLTVHHWTDRLFSFTTTRDQALRFSNGHFTMIGLRVNDKPLLRAYSIASPNYADHLEFLSIKVQDGPLTSRLQHIQVGDKVIVGRKPTGTLLIDYLLPAKRLYLLATGTGLAPFLSVIRDPETYEKFEQVVLVHGVREVKELAYREMLESTLKQDEFLGEQVQQQLLYYPTVTREPFVHQGRIPVILENGQLAKDLGIPELNPAEDRVMICGSPEMLRDLKALCEKRGFAEGNTTRPGQFVIERAFADS from the coding sequence ATGAGTGCTTTCATCGAAGAACGCGTGTTGACCGTGCATCACTGGACCGACCGCCTGTTCAGTTTCACCACCACCCGTGACCAGGCCCTGCGCTTCTCGAACGGGCACTTCACCATGATCGGCCTGCGGGTCAACGACAAACCGCTGCTGCGCGCGTACAGCATTGCCAGCCCCAACTACGCCGATCACCTGGAGTTCCTGAGTATCAAGGTGCAGGACGGTCCGCTGACCAGCCGCCTGCAGCACATTCAGGTGGGTGACAAGGTCATCGTCGGCCGCAAGCCCACCGGAACCCTGCTGATCGACTACCTGCTGCCCGCCAAGCGCCTGTACCTGCTGGCCACCGGCACCGGACTGGCACCTTTCCTGAGCGTGATCCGCGACCCCGAGACCTACGAGAAATTCGAGCAGGTCGTGCTGGTGCATGGCGTGCGAGAGGTCAAGGAGCTGGCGTACCGCGAGATGCTGGAAAGCACGCTCAAGCAGGACGAATTCCTGGGCGAACAGGTGCAGCAGCAATTGTTGTACTACCCGACCGTGACCCGTGAGCCGTTCGTGCACCAGGGCCGCATTCCGGTCATCCTCGAAAATGGCCAGCTGGCCAAGGATCTCGGGATTCCTGAGCTGAACCCTGCGGAGGACCGTGTCATGATCTGCGGCAGCCCCGAAATGCTGCGCGATCTCAAGGCCCTGTGCGAGAAGCGTGGCTTTGCCGAAGGCAACACCACGCGTCCGGGCCAGTTCGTGATCGAGCGCGCTTTCGCCGACAGCTGA
- a CDS encoding oxidative damage protection protein, giving the protein MARTIQCIKLGKEAEGLDFPPYPGELGKRIFENVSKEAWAAWLKHQTMLLNENRLNLADARARQYLARQMEKHFFGEGADAAAGYVPPPSAS; this is encoded by the coding sequence ATGGCACGCACCATCCAATGCATCAAGCTCGGCAAGGAAGCTGAAGGTCTGGACTTCCCGCCCTACCCAGGCGAGCTGGGCAAGCGCATTTTCGAGAACGTGAGCAAGGAAGCCTGGGCGGCTTGGCTCAAGCACCAGACCATGCTGCTCAACGAAAACCGCCTCAACCTGGCCGATGCCCGTGCGCGCCAGTACCTGGCCCGCCAGATGGAGAAGCACTTCTTTGGCGAAGGCGCCGACGCCGCCGCAGGTTACGTGCCGCCACCCAGCGCATCCTGA
- a CDS encoding CysB family HTH-type transcriptional regulator: MNLHQFRFVQEAVRRNLNLTEAAKALHTSQPGVSKAIIELEDELGIEIFARHGKRIKRVTEPGLQVLKSIEVILREVNNLKRIGEQYAAQDSGTLSIATTHTQARYVLPGPVAKLRQAYPKVAISLHQGSPDQVAKMLMEEVAEIGMATESLTNYPDLVTLPCYEWQHVLVFPHDHPLVNRDRITLEDLAQVPLITYHPSFTGRTRIDQAFALRHLRPNIVLEAIDSDVIKTYVKLGMGVGIVAEMAMQGDNATPDLVARPGAQLFGHNLARVAFKRGSYLRQFVLRFAELLSDRLSRELIMKAMSGTPDDYEL, from the coding sequence ATGAATTTGCACCAGTTCCGCTTCGTCCAGGAGGCGGTGCGCCGCAACCTGAACCTGACCGAAGCTGCCAAGGCGCTGCACACCTCGCAACCCGGCGTGTCCAAAGCCATCATCGAGCTTGAAGACGAGCTGGGTATCGAGATCTTTGCGCGGCACGGCAAGCGCATCAAGCGCGTCACCGAGCCCGGCCTCCAGGTGCTCAAGAGCATCGAGGTCATTCTGCGTGAGGTGAACAACCTCAAGCGCATCGGCGAGCAGTACGCCGCCCAGGACAGCGGAACGCTGTCGATTGCCACCACGCACACCCAGGCCCGTTATGTGCTTCCAGGACCGGTGGCGAAGCTGCGGCAGGCCTACCCCAAGGTAGCGATCAGCCTGCACCAGGGCTCGCCCGACCAGGTGGCGAAGATGCTGATGGAAGAGGTGGCCGAGATCGGCATGGCGACCGAGTCGCTGACCAACTACCCCGACCTGGTCACCCTGCCCTGCTACGAGTGGCAGCACGTGCTGGTGTTCCCGCACGATCACCCCCTGGTGAACCGCGATCGCATCACGCTGGAAGACCTGGCCCAAGTGCCGCTGATCACCTACCACCCCAGTTTCACGGGCCGCACCCGCATCGACCAGGCTTTCGCCTTGCGCCACCTGCGCCCCAACATCGTGCTCGAGGCCATCGACTCCGACGTGATCAAGACCTATGTGAAGCTGGGCATGGGCGTGGGCATCGTGGCCGAAATGGCCATGCAGGGCGACAACGCGACGCCCGATCTGGTGGCCCGCCCCGGGGCGCAGCTGTTCGGCCACAACCTCGCCCGTGTCGCCTTCAAGCGCGGCAGCTACTTGCGCCAGTTCGTGCTGCGGTTCGCCGAGCTGCTGAGCGACCGGCTTTCGCGCGAACTGATCATGAAAGCCATGAGCGGCACGCCGGATGACTATGAACTTTGA
- a CDS encoding sirohydrochlorin chelatase: MQGVIVFAHGSRDPMWRAPVEAVAQQIRRTDPHAKVACAYLELCEPDLQTAASALLAEGATRVRVLPLFFGMGKHAREDLPVLMAGLAASHPHVVFEQLATAGEDPRLTALLARIALEPRT; the protein is encoded by the coding sequence ATGCAAGGTGTGATCGTGTTTGCCCATGGTTCGCGCGACCCGATGTGGCGTGCGCCGGTGGAGGCGGTGGCCCAACAGATTCGGCGCACCGATCCGCACGCCAAAGTGGCCTGCGCCTACCTGGAACTCTGCGAGCCTGATCTCCAGACCGCCGCCAGCGCCCTGCTGGCCGAAGGAGCCACCCGGGTGCGGGTGCTTCCATTGTTTTTTGGCATGGGCAAACACGCCCGGGAAGACCTGCCCGTGCTGATGGCCGGGCTGGCGGCGTCCCACCCCCATGTGGTGTTTGAACAGCTGGCGACCGCCGGCGAAGACCCCCGACTCACCGCGCTGCTGGCCAGGATCGCCCTGGAACCCCGGACATGA
- the argA gene encoding amino-acid N-acetyltransferase produces the protein MSNVFNFTFVPWFRSVAPYIHKLRGSTVVVGVAGEAIAAGKLPLIAQDLALIQSMGVEVVLVHGFRPQVNEQLRLKGHEARYSHGMRITDSVALDCAQEAAGQLRYEIEAAFSQGLPNTPMAGATVRVISGNFVTARPVGLMDGVDFQHSGLVRKIDTEGIQRTLDMGALVLLSPFGFSPTGEAFNLSMEDVATSVAVALQADKLMFLTEVPGIALDAGAPHPAHDSVIDTELPLADAKKLLKVLPAPTQPTDTAFYLQHCIRACEGGVERSHILPFAVDGALLLEIYTHDGIGTMVVDEKLESVREATMDDVSGIVALIEPFEKDGTLVKRDRTEIERDAGNYTIIEHDGVIFGCAALYPYPEARTGEMAALTVSPDTQSQGDGERLLKRIESRARAQGLQSIFVLTTRTMHWFLKRGFVQVNPEWLPEARKRKYNWDRKSQVLVKKLG, from the coding sequence ATGTCCAACGTCTTCAACTTCACCTTCGTGCCCTGGTTCCGCTCGGTCGCGCCTTACATCCACAAACTGCGCGGCAGCACGGTGGTCGTTGGCGTGGCGGGCGAAGCGATCGCAGCGGGCAAGCTGCCTCTCATCGCGCAGGATCTGGCGCTGATCCAGAGCATGGGGGTGGAGGTGGTGCTGGTGCACGGCTTCCGGCCGCAGGTGAACGAGCAGTTGCGTCTGAAAGGGCATGAAGCGCGCTACTCCCACGGCATGCGCATCACCGACTCGGTGGCGCTGGACTGCGCGCAGGAGGCCGCCGGTCAGCTGCGCTACGAGATCGAGGCCGCGTTCAGTCAGGGCCTGCCCAACACCCCCATGGCCGGTGCCACGGTGCGCGTGATCTCAGGCAACTTCGTCACCGCGCGACCCGTGGGCCTGATGGACGGCGTGGACTTCCAGCACTCGGGCCTGGTGCGCAAGATCGACACCGAAGGCATCCAGCGCACGCTGGACATGGGCGCGTTGGTGCTGCTCTCGCCCTTCGGTTTTTCGCCCACGGGCGAGGCCTTCAATCTCAGCATGGAGGATGTGGCCACCTCGGTGGCCGTGGCGCTGCAGGCCGACAAGCTGATGTTCCTGACCGAGGTGCCAGGCATCGCGCTCGACGCGGGCGCGCCGCACCCGGCCCACGACAGCGTGATCGACACCGAACTGCCGCTGGCCGATGCCAAGAAGCTGCTCAAGGTCCTGCCCGCGCCCACCCAGCCCACCGACACCGCCTTCTACCTGCAGCACTGCATCCGTGCCTGCGAGGGCGGCGTGGAACGCAGCCACATCCTGCCGTTCGCGGTCGATGGCGCGCTCCTGCTGGAGATCTACACCCACGACGGCATCGGCACCATGGTGGTGGACGAAAAACTGGAGAGCGTGCGCGAAGCCACGATGGACGACGTGAGCGGCATCGTGGCGCTGATCGAACCGTTCGAAAAAGACGGCACGCTGGTCAAGCGCGACCGCACCGAGATCGAGCGCGACGCGGGCAACTACACCATCATCGAACACGACGGCGTGATCTTCGGCTGCGCCGCGCTCTACCCCTACCCCGAGGCCCGCACCGGCGAGATGGCCGCGCTCACCGTGTCGCCCGACACACAGAGCCAGGGCGATGGCGAGCGGCTGCTCAAGCGCATCGAAAGCCGCGCCCGCGCCCAGGGACTGCAGAGCATCTTCGTGCTCACCACCCGCACCATGCACTGGTTCCTCAAGCGCGGCTTCGTGCAGGTCAACCCCGAGTGGCTGCCCGAGGCCCGCAAACGCAAATACAACTGGGACCGCAAGAGCCAGGTGCTGGTGAAAAAGCTGGGTTGA
- the ppk2 gene encoding polyphosphate kinase 2, with the protein MTERSTPTPNASSSGTAASGKPAAKPAARKAAVSRKTAEAPRRVTLGDTSGSSQPRTIRKNTVAQVVASRQAGQLAVVRDILSRPENSKTDKASSLRAILEGAAPDDAKAIRQLLRGEAKASQRTTTANEVDPNEQLNKDWRSGAYPYRNLLSRKVYEAQKYLLQVELLKLQAWAKETGQRIVILFEGRDAAGKGGTIKRMMEHLNPRGARVVALEKPSEVERGQWYFQRYVQHLPTAGEIVLFDRSWYNRAGVEKVMGFCSEDEYQEFMRQAPQFERQLVRSGVHLIKFWFSVSREEQRRRFKERKAHPLKQWKLSPIDLASLDKWADYTQAKEAMFFETDTADAPWTVIKSDCKKRARLNAMRYLLQKLPYTNKDPKNIGPLDSLIVGRAHVVYERGERPGGAIL; encoded by the coding sequence ATGACCGAACGCAGCACCCCGACACCGAATGCCTCCAGCTCCGGCACGGCCGCCAGTGGAAAACCGGCCGCCAAGCCCGCCGCCCGGAAGGCCGCCGTTTCGCGCAAAACCGCAGAAGCCCCGCGTCGCGTGACCCTGGGCGACACCAGTGGCAGCAGCCAGCCCAGGACCATCCGCAAAAACACCGTGGCGCAGGTGGTGGCCTCCAGGCAGGCAGGGCAGCTCGCGGTCGTGAGGGACATCCTCTCTCGCCCTGAGAACAGCAAGACCGACAAAGCATCGTCACTGCGCGCCATCCTTGAAGGCGCGGCCCCCGACGATGCCAAGGCAATTCGCCAGCTGCTGCGCGGTGAGGCGAAGGCCTCTCAGCGGACCACCACGGCCAATGAGGTGGACCCCAACGAACAGCTCAACAAGGACTGGCGCAGCGGCGCCTACCCGTACAGGAACTTGCTGTCGCGCAAGGTCTATGAAGCGCAGAAATACCTGCTGCAAGTGGAATTGCTCAAGCTGCAGGCCTGGGCCAAGGAAACCGGACAGCGGATCGTGATCCTGTTCGAGGGCCGCGATGCTGCCGGCAAGGGCGGCACCATCAAACGCATGATGGAACACCTGAACCCGCGCGGCGCCCGCGTGGTGGCACTGGAGAAACCCAGCGAGGTAGAGCGTGGGCAGTGGTATTTCCAGCGCTATGTGCAGCACCTGCCCACGGCCGGCGAGATCGTGCTGTTTGACCGCAGCTGGTACAACCGCGCCGGCGTGGAAAAGGTGATGGGTTTCTGCTCCGAAGACGAGTACCAGGAGTTCATGCGCCAGGCGCCGCAGTTCGAACGCCAGCTGGTGCGCAGCGGCGTGCACCTGATCAAGTTCTGGTTTTCCGTCAGCCGCGAAGAACAGCGCCGCCGCTTCAAGGAGCGCAAGGCACACCCGCTCAAACAGTGGAAGCTCAGCCCCATCGACCTGGCCTCACTGGACAAATGGGCCGACTACACCCAGGCCAAGGAGGCCATGTTCTTCGAGACCGACACGGCCGACGCTCCATGGACCGTGATCAAGAGCGACTGCAAGAAGCGCGCGCGCCTCAACGCCATGCGTTACCTGCTGCAGAAACTGCCGTACACCAACAAGGATCCGAAAAACATCGGCCCTCTCGATTCACTGATCGTGGGCCGGGCCCACGTGGTGTATGAACGCGGTGAGCGACCCGGGGGCGCCATTCTCTGA